gtgagggccacataacttttcccttctctgatgaggggccggggtcagtttgtaacagaaaaagtgtgacgattgcaggagtgcctaaatgtaaaaaaaaatattgtttttcagaaagccacaatcaaatgaaCCTttatggattcttcacggaacaaaagtaaatagacTTAGAATAgtaatatgatataatataataataataaataataataagactATTAAATAAATACCGtagatcacaggtgtcaaaccgattccagaaagggccaagtgggtgcaggtttgctttccaaccaataagGAGGACACcgtttcaccaatcagatcttttacatgtgtaatcaattaaactttgtcaggtgctgcttgtttcagtaggaaattcactggttaaactctctgcacggtatcggttggaaaaaaatccagcacccacttggccctttctggaatctgtttgacacctgtgccgtAGAtattaaccaaataaccctgtttgagttcttcacagaaaaaggccaggaaataaataacactatcgagaaaaaaaaaaaaaaattcaaaatgctttctGGTATTGTtcctgcctggtataccagactcaccgctgttccagctatggaGTCTGGCTACCATTCAgcagatacaatttccagggcggagcaagccacagcaaacagacagcggagtggaccaatcagcgacgggcagacgtgacgttagtaaaacgatgagggcaggacgagggacttgcgcgcggaagtaaacatacgaggagagcggagtttattcaacatggctagcgcaagacggactgttgtcaatgactcgtgtcgatgtgtttttggtcatttaaaactgattttaccgtggattggaacatattctcggctctcctgttcaccatctgtgttgttgaggagacgacttccgacgcgcaagagtgacgttgctcgttaagaatatgtcatgcaaataaacgaatctgatttgtcgattgattttgtacctgctcgagaggccgttaatgggatggttcccagactatttctctcagtgtttgaaaattacagggagaacagtctggccgtgccaggcaagtattGTTCAGGGAGGCGGACAAAATACGGAGGCGGGCTTTAGTTTGGGGACTcctgtgtattatttaccattttattgaaatgcatgccttttagtttttatggcgctttcacgctcaagtgggcgcGCTTTTGCGCTTCCTcatgcgaagaagaacgcgctcacgtgaagaagagcgtgcTTACACGCACAGaagtgccgcatccaagtgagtgagcgagttagtgagagggaaacactgcaaCGAAcccacgttctttgttaatgtttgtaaaatatctacagaggcaacgcctgtatttatcatcttttgtgttgttgtgtgtttccactcgcgatcggacacttaaatccagttgtgtagtggtttgaacgatgtgctaatgctagaggacgcatgctaaccgtttgtgttattactgtattagcagctaatcatcgctgatttacgttgatgcaaacctgtttgttattggggacgaaattgatttgtttcatttctatttttagtttcactcttcaagtgatggttgaataaagtcagcaaattataccaacgtcttctgcatcgtcaattGGTAGTTTAGctggctgtatagccaggactgagccttagcgtcctggtgaggacagtgcagtcgtatcccctcccgatgcagttatctccaccttgcaatgactgcaagttgctttgttgtaatttttcctcgtgaagggaAGGCAcaatttcgagcgtttgaacctacatgctgtcattgttatgtttacggctgcaacgctcgtgctaaaccatcgtaacctttcattttcaccctctttcctggtgaaatgtagccaaactttggagcaagtggttcttggcgtcatgctagtttgatgcgtctggacaagacacatcacgacgcaatatgcgtctttcggAATCGTTAAGGctatttcattgtgatgtcgaggcctcgaaacactaagaaccggttcggaattggaatcggatctcgattcccatccctagtagtgcttactttgtaatcgttgtattcgcggctatttttaactcaaagttgcaatttctgatcggtcggaaaatttgacagaacaccgggcacatgagcacaataagccgagcatagtgctctcccggcggggggatgtgtgacaagccgccggtgttgtgccgaaaaatagccaacacgcgtgcatgtcagccacaaaatgcaagccacctgcatattaaaatgatcccagtatttgacataatacaaaacacgatgtttactcacttcctcgtaagtcccatggtcccaaagtagtagggcttgttttggccaatatccaccgatgaatgggaaccttttgaaaccccaaaaaggcgcagacgtctctccctcgtacagcaagatttttctgcagccgtttggctggcgtgatgcgaaaagtaaacgtattaatccgcaaaatcatctgtattcttagtccttctcatacaacagtaccgctgtatagtgaagaggacttctTCCTCCGTactcgtcacagcgccctccttctcaactcgagactgttgccggaagtcactcattttcatggcgctggattcaaaaaactaaataaatgtagcgatcgcttccacacacatccaagcggtccatttcattcaggagcataaaatagcgcgtgtattatgaaataaacatgcttttcgaAGCAGAGTCAAGAGATTTTTATTTGCAGGGGCTGGtacaggggcgctggaagtcactcacagaaaGGGGTGCTGAGAATCTgttttagtttttcccatccaaaaacagccgtttcggaccaaatttgtcatgctcgctcgttttctccatacaaggcgtgcacgatggcagtacacacgcatgcatGGTAGTTTACGTgacactactaggctactataaagacagcgttctaatTCACCTAGGGTTctggtattggaaataaaagtgcccgTGTATTATTATGAAAATCCCCACagctagacggcgcaatgacacacgaacacatttgaaaactaaaaggttcaattagcctcggtttaacacccccttttcacgacactaaaataaattgtaCACGAATAAACAACAAATAATATTATGGCTACAAAACATATTctacctatttgaagacaccaatGATAGATTTCCTTTCTGGACTCCACagtctaaatctgcagctaacttttccCCACCTGACACTACCATAGAACTATCATCATCTACATTTTCGACTTATAATttaattttagaacatttcagTTTTGTAtagtaaaaaatgatttttgcgcATGCTAACGTTAATCCCCCCACAAAAAACTAATTTGTGAGCCAGAATTGATTGTTTTATAATTAgtatttttgaaatattgaacaatatattctgattttacatatttatttcatgacagtattttaaatgattttgaatttttttaatttggggtctgctgtttcaaatattaaatgtgaaaagTGTAGTTTGAAAGGGAGAGTATATAAATCATGCCACTTAAATTTGTAATGAAACGGCGAGCTGTATAATATGGATTCAACACAGACGAGGAAGTTTGTGTagaatttattacaaaaaacatACACAACAACACAACAAGTTAAATACAGAAATGATTCTGTGTGTTTTATAAATTTAGATATTTAACAAAAACGATATACCAAAACTTGACTTGctacaagaagaaaaaaaatattcttgtAGTAAAAACACGACTTTACTGTCAAAgtccttttttcttcttcatttttctttatttggccctCATACTCTGCCAATCACAAGTTGtaatagtaattaaaaaaaaataataataattacatttaTCTCCACACAAAAAACTCATTTGTGagccagtatttttttttttttgcaataatGAACAATATATTCTAAATTTCCATATTTACTTAATGAcaatatttttgaatttttggaaTTTGGGGTCTGCGGTTACAAATATTGAATGTGAAAGTGTAGTTTGAAAGGGAGATTATGATATAAATAATGCCAGTCGGCGAGAGAACCAAGGGAAAGATGTTGATGGCCagaaaagataaaacacaaaatggcaaagtccaaacaaaaatgcaatcaCAAAAATAAAGTGTACCACGAATACGAACGTAACCCCCAACCCTAACCTGCGTGCAAAATAAGATGAAGCCAGAATGGATGACAGGCAAAACAGTCATTGGCCACTGCTTCTCACACCAACACACACGTGTCTCTTCATCCGATCCTTCCaagcgaatctttgaccacaaactgagcaggaaaaaggtttttcgccagtgtgggttcttatgtgtACTTTCAAGTATTGCTTCTGAGagtatctttgaccacaaactgagcaggaaaaaggtttttcgccagtgtgggttcttatgtgtACTTTCAGATTTTGCTTTTGAgtgaatctttgatcacaaactgagcaggaaaaaggtttttcgccagtgtgggttcttgtgtgttctgTTAGAGTTCCCTTTCGAGCAAAcctttgatcacaaactgagcaggaaaaaggtttttcaccagtgtgggttcttatgtgtACTTCAAAGTAATGCTTCCGagagaatctttgaccacaaactgagcaggaaaaaggtttttcgccagtgtgggttcttatgtgtACTTTCAGATGTTGCTTTTGAgtgaatctttgatcacaaactgagcaggaaaaaggtttttcgccagtgtgggttcttatgtgGTCTTTCAAGCATTGCTTTtgagcgaatctttgaccacaaactgagcaggaaaaacttttttcgccagtgtgggttcttgtgtgttcttTTAAGGTGCTCTTGTGActgaatctttgatcacaaactgagcaggaaaaaggtttttcaccagtgtgggttcttatgtgtACTTTCAGATGTTGCTTttgagtgaatctttgaccacaaactgagcaggaaaaaggtttttcaccagtgtgggttcttgtgtggtgTTTCAAGTATTGCTTCCgagagaatccttgaccacaaactgagcaggaaaaaggtttttcgccagtgtgggttcttatgtgtACTTTCAAAGAATGCTTTTGAgtgaatctttgatcacaaactgagcaggaaaaaggtttttcaccagtgtgggttcttgtgtggtgTTTCAAGTATCGCTTCAgagagaatccttgaccacaaactgagcaggaaaaaggtttttcgccagtgtgggttcttatgtgtACTTTCAAAGAATGCTTTAGAgtgaatctttgatcacaaactgagcaggaaaaaggtttttcgccagtgtgggttgttgtgtgttgttttaagatttgcttttgagaaaatctttgaccacaaacggaGCAGGAAAAagatttttcgccagtgtggattcttgtgtgttgttttaagggttgcttttgagaaaatctttgaccacaaactgagcatgaaaaaggtttttcaccagtatgGATCCTCATATGCGCATGAAAAGTTTGCTTGGTAGTAAAGCTGTTCCCACACTGAAAGCTGAGTTTGTCGTCACTGGGAGATTTCTTATGACCATCATCATTGTAAGGTGAGTGTGATGTGGTGCCACTTCTGTCTGATGGAGCAATGAAAATGCCTGCCTGCAAtccttctgttgagctgctgcttctgcagccgtttggaggCTCCGCCCCTCTGCTGGCCTCACTCGGACCATCTTCACTCTTCAAGGGCTCACCGTTTGACCTAGTGATAtgatcctcctcttcctccttttTAACGCATGGcagctcttcctcctcctttttgattggaagttgcttctgttgacagggctctggctcctcttcctctttgatttgggggagctcAACATCTTCTTTAACGCCAGGAGATTCTGGCTCCTGCCGCTCAGCAACAAGATATCTTCTGAAACCTGCAGCACAAGAAAACTATTGATATAGTTTATAGACTACCACTGCGTCTGAAccaagtacagtgatcccttgcggtTTCGAGGATTCAGTGCATGGTGCGGTTttaaaaagtacagtggtacctctacatacgaagttaatccgttccaggaccttgtttgtaagtcgaaatggtcgtatatcgagcaggattttcccataggaatacattataattccattaattcgttccacagcccaaaaatcttcactaaatccttaaaaaatactgctggtactattacaaatggcaattacacatagcaaaacaaataaattgtaaatcaaaatcggaataataataataataataattcctgtattaatgtaacgaatcgggttctaatgtggcggacgttttttgctgaccctgaacgcaccgcggggctgacgtgccagacagaccggtgagcttgagtttcactttcactttgaatgttttcttgagaacaccgtcaattgcggcagacagaaggtgtttttgttttgaataagttgtgaaataaatgataaaaacgtggcgaagttggcgatttctctggagatgttaccacaataagaattgtcagcttaacttataaagactggccaacgatggtcggaggaggaccgtggagatgtattgttgagccatttcaccgaTGCCCACcctatgctcatatttttctgtcatttgcatcttcatttagaaggtaagcgtcaacttttcccttgtttcaccacctgtaccaaccttttctgaaaccagtgttgatttgtcacacaagaaaatccgccgtgcattcgtctgcggtgctgccattgtcgtcgtatttcgagcatgtcgtcggatgtagaaacaaatggcgagtcaaattttacgtcggatgtcgaaaagttcgtgtgtcaaagcgatcgtatgtagaggtaccacggtATTTATCAAAAAAATATGCAGTTTAAATTTGAGGCACACACATGAGACAGTGTTTCGCATAGAGATGCGTACGGCGCCAAAAACTATCGGCCAAAAATAGCTAAAAGTGCAATTTCGGTTGAAATGTTTTGAAGACGAATCGTGTGAAGAACCACCACCCTCTTGTGATGACGTCATCAAAACAACGTATTGCAAGCATTATTGAAGCAAAAAGATTCATATTTGCATTCGTAttcgtatataaaaaaaattgtcctcATATTTGCGCATTCGTGTTTGTGCTGTATTTAGGCATTTGTATCTGTAACCACCAAATTCTGAcgtccgatttttttttgtgggtgcgTGAATACAACTCTCTTTTCGACGACTACGAATCTTTTCTGTGGACTAATTCAAGTTTACGGTCACGGatcaaaagaaattaaataacgTCACGTTGGTCTCGGGGAAAACTAATTGATCCTTTAACGGTGCATacgccgaaaaaacaaaactggctgACTGCAGTGTTGTGCGTGGAATTAACCTGTCAGTTGGAAGCAATGAATCACTGGTAATGTCAAATACATGCTTGTCTAATATTTATTGGTTGAATATAAGCATTTTATTATGATTAAATGTTTTCTATTGTCACTCCACTATGCCTGTGTATGTCTTGTTAGTatgtttataaaatatttcaaaaaattttttttaccgtaattaccgtaatttt
This sequence is a window from Corythoichthys intestinalis isolate RoL2023-P3 chromosome 13, ASM3026506v1, whole genome shotgun sequence. Protein-coding genes within it:
- the LOC130928529 gene encoding gastrula zinc finger protein XlCGF57.1-like gives rise to the protein MSARTEELSGVKEAPPRHRHSTACQLMHAMVVLHRLEDLYASQVYYPEHPESACIKVEEEESPSIKEEEEFIHIKGFRRYLVAERQEPESPGVKEDVELPQIKEEEEPEPCQQKQLPIKKEEEELPCVKKEEEEDHITRSNGEPLKSEDGPSEASRGAEPPNGCRSSSSTEGLQAGIFIAPSDRSGTTSHSPYNDDGHKKSPSDDKLSFQCGNSFTTKQTFHAHMRIHTGEKPFSCSVCGQRFSQKQPLKQHTRIHTGEKSFSCSVCGQRFSQKQILKQHTTTHTGEKPFSCSVCDQRFTLKHSLKVHIRTHTGEKPFSCSVCGQGFSLKRYLKHHTRTHTGEKPFSCSVCDQRFTQKHSLKVHIRTHTGEKPFSCSVCGQGFSRKQYLKHHTRTHTGEKPFSCSVCGQRFTQKQHLKVHIRTHTGEKPFSCSVCDQRFSHKSTLKEHTRTHTGEKSFSCSVCGQRFAQKQCLKDHIRTHTGEKPFSCSVCDQRFTQKQHLKVHIRTHTGEKPFSCSVCGQRFSRKHYFEVHIRTHTGEKPFSCSVCDQRFARKGTLTEHTRTHTGEKPFSCSVCDQRFTQKQNLKVHIRTHTGEKPFSCSVCGQRYSQKQYLKVHIRTHTGEKPFSCSVCGQRFAWKDRMKRHVCVGVRSSGQ